Part of the Mycolicibacterium mengxianglii genome is shown below.
GTCGCCCGCAACACCGCGATGACGTCCACGCTGTTGACGAGGAAGTAGATGCCGACGATGGCGGTGACAAGCGCCGCAGCGATGGTGACCATCAGGTGTTTCGCGGTCCTGGCGGCCAGCAGCAGCACCAGCAGCGCCACCGCCACCGCCACCGCCGTCATGGCGGTGCTCTCCGGGGTGCGGTACCAGAGTTCGGCGGTCAGCTCGTGCGGGAGCTCGATCCGGCCGGCGGCCGTCAGGCTCCACGCGCCGAGGGCCGCCGCGCACCCGAGCGTGACCGCGGCGATCCCGGCACAGGCCTGCGTCAGCCGCCACCCCAGTCGACCGAAACCGGAAGCGTTGTCATTTGTCATCACCGTGCATTACAACCGCCGGTGCCGCGGTGGGCAATTCAGTCCCCGTGCACGTCGAGTCCGTGCGCCGCGGCGAACGACAATGCCTGCGGGAGGTCGATCCGGGCGCCGCGCACCGACGCCAGTGTCCAGATGTCGGGGTCCACCCGGGCCCCGCGCAGATCCGCCGAATCGAAGCGCGCTCCCCTGACCCGCGCGCCGGACAGATCCGCTCCCCGCAGCACCGCCTTGCGCAGATCGGTCTCCACCAAGCCGGCTTCGCGCAGCCGGCAGCCGGTCAGGTTCACCCCACGCAGGTCGACGCCGGCCAGCACTGCCAGCGTCAGATCCACCTCATCGAAGGTCACCGGCCGCAGCCGACACTCGGTGAACACCGATCCCATCAGACTGCAGTTGCGAAACGTGCTGTGCCACAAAGAAGCTCGATTGAACTTGCAGTTGCGGAAGGCAGACCCGAGATGTTCGGATTCGGCGAGGTTGACACCGCTGAAGTCGCAACCGTCGAAGACGGTTCGTTCGGTGCGCAGACCCACGAGGTCGTCGCCGTCGCGGAAATCGTGCTCGACGAATTCACGCTCGACCCAGGTTTGTGGTTCAGACATCCAATCAGCCTGCAGCGGACAACGACTGCAGTGCAAACTCGCTGACCGCGATCAGCGCGCGCTTGGCCGAGTCGCGGTCGCGGGCGTCGACGCCGATCACCGGGATCCGCGGTGCCAACGCCAACGCGCTACGCACCTCGTCCACGGCGAACCGCTGCGCGCCGTCGAATTCGTTGACCGCGACGATGAACGGGATCTTGCGGTCCTCGAAGAAGTCGACCGCGGCGAAACTGTCCGCCAACCGCCGGGTGTCGACCAGGACGATGGCGCCGATCGCCCCGTGCACCAGGTCGTCCCACATGAACCAGAAGCGGCGTTGGCCCGGGGTGCCGAACAGGTACAGCACCAGATCCTCATCGAGGGTGATCCGGCCGAAATCCATCGCCACCGTGGTGGTGGATTTCGCCGGGGTGGGCTCCAGTTCGTCCACGCCGGCGGAGACGTTGGTCACCATTGCCTCGGTACGCAGCGGCATGATCTCGGAAACAGCCCCGACGAACGTGGTCTTGCCGACCCCGAAACCGCCTGCGATGACGATCTTGGTGGAGGCGGCATCACGCGCCCCCGCCCGCGGGAGGTGTCCCGACTCAGAGCGCCCGTAGGCCACGAAGAGTCCTTCCTATCAGTTCAACACGCTCGTCTTTGGTGGAGCTGTCGGTCAACGTCGTATGCACTTGAAGGTAACCCCCGGTGACCAGATCCCCGATCAGGACACGGGCTACACCCAGCGGAACATCGAGGCGGGCTGAGATCTCCGCCACTGACGGACTCTTGATGCAGAGTCCGATGATCTTGGCGTTCAGACCGTTGGGCGGCCACCGGTGGAACAGCGCCGACTGGACCGTCTGGATCTGCGCTTCCAGCGGCAGGTCGACGCTGGCCTCGGTACGGCCCGCGGTCAGCGTGTAGGGCCGGACGAGGTTGGCCTCACGGGGCGGGTTCGGGTCGGCAGGTTCCATCGTGGGTCACGAGTTTTGGGTGGCGCGGCGCCGGGTCGAGGAGACCACCCCGCCGACCCGTTCGGCGAGCAGCGCCATCTCATACCCGACCTGACCGATATCGCAGGACTTGGATGCCAGGGTCGCCAGTTGGGAGCCGTCGCCGACCTGCATGATCAGCACGTAGCCGTGGTCCATCTCGACGACGGACTGCAGCACCCGGCCGCCGTCGAACAGCTGCGCTGCCCCGGCGGACAGGCTGGCCAATCCGGAGGTGACGGCCGCGAGCTGGTCGGCGCGCTCCGCGGGCAGGTGGTCGCTGGCGGCGATGAGCAGGCCGTCAACTGACACCAGGACCGCGTGCGCGACACCGGGGATGTCCCTGGCGAACTTGGACACCAGCCAGTCCAGCGGGTTTTCCTGGGACGAACGCGGGGGTGACGAACCCGGCGGGGAGCTCATTCGTGATCGTGTCCTTCGGTTGTGTTGCCACCGGCATGCGAACGCCCCGCACGCACACCGGAGAAGTGCTTGCCCAACGCGGATCGGATGGCGTCGGGGTCCCGGACGTCGGCCCGCTCGTCATCCTCGTGGCCGGTCCCGTTGACCGGCCCTGCGCTGCGCTCTGCCGGCGAGGTCCCACCCGGCACCAGTCGGGCGCCCGGCGAACGGACGGGCAACCCGTGGTCGGTGTGCGACTCCACCGGGACGTTCTCCACCTCCGCGGCCGCCGCCCAGCCGTTGTCCCACACCGACTTCCAGTCCTGAGGTATGGCCAGTTCGTGCGGGTCCACCAGCCACTCGTTCATCATGTTCTGGTAGATCAGGTCGACGTCGGAGCTGCCGGGACGGGGTTCTTCTTGTTCGGGTTCTGATTCGGGTTCGGGCGTCGTGGGTCGCTCACTGTCCTGCGTTTCCCATTGAGCCTGCCGGCGGGAGGCGAAGAACCCGGAGGTGTCGGCCGGTGCGTTCGCCGCCACCGGTTCCTCGGATTCGTCGGCGCTTTCCCACCAGACCGGCTGCTCTTCGGCGGCTTCCTGGACCGGGGCGCCGGTGATCCCGCTGGAGCCCGGATTGCGCCGCGGCAGCGGGGTGACCGAGGCCGGCTCCGCCTGCGGCGGCGTGTCGGTGCCGGAGCGGACGGGTTCTGAGAACAACGACGGCGCCGGCGCGGGCGGGGTCTCGGCTGCAGGCGCCCGGGTCGGGTGCGG
Proteins encoded:
- a CDS encoding GTP-binding protein; the encoded protein is MAYGRSESGHLPRAGARDAASTKIVIAGGFGVGKTTFVGAVSEIMPLRTEAMVTNVSAGVDELEPTPAKSTTTVAMDFGRITLDEDLVLYLFGTPGQRRFWFMWDDLVHGAIGAIVLVDTRRLADSFAAVDFFEDRKIPFIVAVNEFDGAQRFAVDEVRSALALAPRIPVIGVDARDRDSAKRALIAVSEFALQSLSAAG
- a CDS encoding DUF742 domain-containing protein, with amino-acid sequence MEPADPNPPREANLVRPYTLTAGRTEASVDLPLEAQIQTVQSALFHRWPPNGLNAKIIGLCIKSPSVAEISARLDVPLGVARVLIGDLVTGGYLQVHTTLTDSSTKDERVELIGRTLRGLRAL
- a CDS encoding pentapeptide repeat-containing protein; this encodes MSEPQTWVEREFVEHDFRDGDDLVGLRTERTVFDGCDFSGVNLAESEHLGSAFRNCKFNRASLWHSTFRNCSLMGSVFTECRLRPVTFDEVDLTLAVLAGVDLRGVNLTGCRLREAGLVETDLRKAVLRGADLSGARVRGARFDSADLRGARVDPDIWTLASVRGARIDLPQALSFAAAHGLDVHGD
- a CDS encoding roadblock/LC7 domain-containing protein, whose protein sequence is MSSPPGSSPPRSSQENPLDWLVSKFARDIPGVAHAVLVSVDGLLIAASDHLPAERADQLAAVTSGLASLSAGAAQLFDGGRVLQSVVEMDHGYVLIMQVGDGSQLATLASKSCDIGQVGYEMALLAERVGGVVSSTRRRATQNS